The Clostridiaceae bacterium HFYG-1003 genome includes a window with the following:
- a CDS encoding poly-gamma-glutamate hydrolase family protein, translating into MADKYNSMKELFTFEPMENYRLTTRSRAESGILVMSPHGGGIEFFTSEIAHEVAGETFSLYDFAGQMQELNFSNLHVTSRHYDCSIARRLSALSRCTLAIHGCMGKDNERTTYLGGQDRTGRAIVERHLRAAGFEVADAPAHLSGLGDDNIVNQNQRGQGIQLEISMAQRLQFTFMPVVGFLIRKKYSRHFHRYCEALRSALLELASLTKEA; encoded by the coding sequence ATGGCTGACAAATACAATTCCATGAAAGAACTGTTTACTTTTGAACCGATGGAGAATTATCGTCTAACCACCCGCAGCCGAGCCGAATCCGGAATTCTGGTCATGTCGCCCCATGGCGGCGGAATCGAGTTCTTCACCTCGGAAATCGCCCATGAAGTGGCCGGCGAGACTTTTTCCCTGTATGATTTCGCCGGACAGATGCAGGAACTCAATTTTTCCAACCTCCACGTCACTTCCAGGCATTATGACTGCAGCATTGCCCGGCGCCTCAGTGCACTGTCCCGCTGCACTCTGGCCATTCACGGCTGCATGGGCAAAGACAATGAACGCACCACTTATCTGGGCGGACAGGATCGGACAGGGCGCGCCATCGTCGAACGACATCTCCGGGCGGCCGGATTCGAAGTCGCCGACGCCCCCGCCCACCTGTCCGGTCTGGGTGATGACAATATCGTCAATCAGAATCAGCGGGGTCAGGGCATCCAGCTGGAGATATCCATGGCCCAGCGGCTTCAATTCACTTTTATGCCCGTCGTCGGCTTCCTGATCCGAAAAAAATATTCCAGACATTTTCACCGCTACTGTGAAGCGCTGCGCAGCGCCCTCCTTGAACTGGCTTCTCTGACAAAGGAAGCCTGA
- a CDS encoding YbaN family protein has protein sequence MKRIIYLILGILCVVTGTIGIVVPILPTTPLLLASAWFFARSSDRFYRWLMEHPIHGKYIRDYIEKRAVRKSHRTKALILLWFGLGLTMFLVRKPAVFLILGILGTLVTIHLMHLRVLPDAEFEEPADPELSETTAD, from the coding sequence ATGAAACGAATCATCTACCTCATTCTGGGAATCCTCTGTGTCGTGACCGGAACCATCGGCATTGTCGTTCCGATTCTGCCTACGACCCCGCTGCTGCTGGCGAGCGCCTGGTTTTTCGCCCGCAGCAGCGACCGCTTCTATCGCTGGCTGATGGAACACCCCATACATGGCAAATACATCCGCGACTACATCGAAAAGCGGGCTGTTCGAAAAAGCCATCGGACCAAGGCTCTGATCCTGCTCTGGTTCGGATTGGGCTTGACCATGTTCCTGGTCAGAAAACCTGCTGTTTTTCTCATTTTAGGAATTCTGGGAACTTTGGTGACCATCCACCTGATGCACCTTCGGGTGCTGCCCGATGCCGAATTCGAAGAACCGGCAGATCCCGAACTAAGCGAAACGACCGCTGACTGA
- a CDS encoding methyltransferase domain-containing protein → MNQKASRLLAQASLFRCPICHQSMTAQDSSLICESRHTFNLSKKGHVNFVPGQKPLKYTRELFAARERILQAGFYLPLLETLQSLIEIHRTQIGGNPLVILDAGCGQGYYTRELAYGTQDTLLGFDLSQDAIAMAASGVHPANFFIADLTNIPLQDASQDLVIDLLTQANYAEFRRVLRPGGLLIKIIPGPDYLKEIRQLLGGSLLHESHSDDDVLRHFQAHCTLTDSRSVYYSRTLEQDQARDMIRMTPMALGVDPETLSTDTLHAITIDLRILIGSFPQTGAEF, encoded by the coding sequence CTGCGCAGGATTCCAGCCTGATCTGCGAATCCCGCCATACCTTTAATCTGTCCAAAAAAGGCCATGTCAATTTTGTGCCTGGACAAAAGCCACTGAAATATACCCGAGAACTGTTTGCCGCACGGGAACGCATCCTGCAGGCTGGCTTCTACCTGCCCCTGCTCGAAACCTTGCAGTCCCTCATCGAAATCCATCGCACCCAAATCGGAGGGAACCCGCTGGTGATTCTCGACGCCGGCTGCGGTCAGGGTTACTACACCAGGGAACTGGCATACGGGACCCAGGATACTCTGCTCGGTTTCGATCTCTCCCAGGACGCCATCGCCATGGCTGCCAGCGGAGTGCATCCAGCAAACTTCTTTATAGCGGATCTTACGAATATCCCGCTGCAGGATGCCTCGCAGGATCTGGTGATCGATCTGCTGACTCAGGCGAACTATGCCGAATTCCGGCGGGTGCTTCGTCCCGGAGGCCTCCTGATCAAAATCATTCCGGGACCGGACTACCTGAAGGAAATCCGGCAGCTGCTGGGCGGCTCACTGCTGCATGAAAGCCATTCCGATGATGATGTGCTGCGCCATTTTCAGGCGCACTGCACCCTGACCGACAGCCGGTCCGTCTATTATTCCAGAACTCTGGAGCAGGACCAGGCCCGGGATATGATTCGAATGACTCCCATGGCCCTTGGTGTCGATCCGGAGACCTTGTCCACCGACACCCTTCATGCTATTACCATCGACCTGCGGATCCTGATTGGATCCTTCCCCCAGACAGGAGCTGAGTTCTAA